In a single window of the Nicotiana tomentosiformis chromosome 8, ASM39032v3, whole genome shotgun sequence genome:
- the LOC138897375 gene encoding uncharacterized protein, translated as MSACAQETMKVIINDLDGNYFGILVDESKDISYHEQMALALRYVDKKGQVNEPFISLLTLVAVAKKYKEVKTLFAIVANVLNVIGTSFKRRDQLRDHHAELLEQLLESGEVQSGKGLNQELGLQRPVDTRWGSHCKILDNFIILFASIINVLGVLLMSNELSKALQKKEQDIVNAMIFLDLTKEMLQQMRDEGWESLIDEELNSRFDVVSDNLLLGMASLNPANSFANFDKERIMTLAKYYPDKFGELKLRDLSHQLDTFILHMQHGDHRFSDLKGIGDLAKALVEAKLVETYSLVYLLVKLTLILPVATAMVERAFSSMKYIKDELCSSIGFTVNPFPNVKPYYLPLLQTYTKMAKTSKTVPHKEAASSSQPADGKMPVELRLEECIPGGCALNSDFKTNKASSIPGRCEARANIEV; from the exons ATGAGTGCTTGTGCACAAGAAACTATGAAAGTTATAATCAATGATTTGGATGGAAATTATTTCGGGATATTAGTTGATGAGTCCAAGGATATTTCATACCATGAACAAATGGCCCTTGCTTTGCGGTATGTTGACAAAAAAGGCCAAGTGAACGAGCCATTTATTAGTCTT TTGACGCTTGTAGCGGTTGCTAAAAAATATAAGGAGGTAAAAACTTTATTTGCTATAGTTGCTAATGTATTGAATGTAATTGGAACATCCTTTAAACGTAGAGATCAACTTCGGGATCATCATGCCGAATTATTGGAGCAATTGCTAGAGAGTGGTGAAGTTCAAAGTGGGAAAGGATTAAATCAAGAGCTAGGGCTTCAAAGGCCAGTTGACACTCGTTGGGGATCACATTGTAAAATATTAGAtaactttattattttatttgcaTCTATTATTAATGTGCTTGGG GTATTGTTGATGTCGAACGAGCTGAGTAAAGCTTTACAGAAGAAAGAGCAAGATATTGTTAATGCCATGATATTTCTTGACCTTACAAAGGAAATGTTGCAACAAATGAGAGATGAAGGATGGGAATCATTAATAGATGAA GAGCTTAacagtcgttttgatgttgttagtgATAACTTGCTTCTTGGTATGGCTAGCTTGAATCCGGCTAATTCGTTTGCTAATTTTGATAAAGAAAGAATAATGACATTGGCCAAGTATTATCCAGATAAGTTTGGCGAATTGAAGCTTCGAGATCTTAGTCACCAACTTGACACTTTCATATTGCACATGCAACATGGTGACCATAGATTCTCGGATTTGAAAGGAATTGGTGATTTGGCAAAAGCATTGGTTGAGGCAAAACTTGTGGAGACATATTCACTTGTTTATTTACTTGTGAAGTTGACTCTAATTTTACCTGTCGCGACTGCAATGGTAGAAAGAGCATTCTCATCCATGAAGTACATCAAAGATGAATTGTGTAGTAGTATTG GTTTTACTGTTAATCCTTTCCCAAACGTCAAGCCctattatcttcctcttcttcaaacttacacaaaaatggcaaaaacatcgaaAACGGTACCACATAAAGAAgctgcttcatcttctcaaccggccgACGGAAAAATGCCGGTGGAACTCCGTCTTGAGGAATGCATTCCTGGGGGGTGCGCGCTAAACTCTGATTTCAAGACCAataaagcctcgtcgattcctggtcgatgcgagGCGCGAGCCAATATCGAGGTATAG
- the LOC104110282 gene encoding AAA-ATPase At5g57480-like, with product MRELWTTLASMMGVWAFSQSLLQTVFPAEVRFASLKFIHRICNWFSAYCYYDITEIDGVNTNELYNAVQLYLSSSASITGNRLSLTRGLNSSTITFGLSNNDSLIDTFNGTVKVLWEHVVIPRQAQTFSWRPLPEEKRGFLLRAKKKDKAVVLGSYLDFVMEKANEIRRKNQDRLLYTNSRGGSLDSRGHPWESVPFKHPSTFETLAMDPQKKAEIMADLLDFANGESFYQTTGRAWKRGYLLYGPPGTGKSSMIAAMANFLGYDIYDLELTEVHTNSELRKLLMKTSSKSIIVIEDIDCSINLTNRKNNNNNNNSSTHSFSPPGAGSCSTEDGGNTITLSGLLNFTDGLWSCCGTERIFVFTSNHIEKLDPALLRSGRMDMHIHMSYCSFAALKILLKNYLGYDDDDVERQFLEQLEQVIEKAEMTPADISEVLIKNRRNKNKAVWELLEALRTRAERNDAVKSSSDDEEQEKRALESPKQGQLQLHDDKVH from the coding sequence GGGCTTTCAGTCAAAGCCTCCTTCAAACAGTTTTCCCAGCAGAAGTCCGTTTTGCGTCCCTCAAATTCATCCATCGCATCTGCAACTGGTTCTCTGCCTATTGCTACTATGACATAACGGAGATCGACGGCGTTAATACCAATGAGCTTTACAACGCCGTTCAGCTCTACCTGAGCAGCTCTGCCTCCATCACTGGGAATCGCCTCAGTCTCACAAGGGGACTCAATTCCAGCACCATCACTTTTGGGCTTTCCAATAACGATTCCCTCATTGACACATTCAATGGTACTGTTAAAGTCCTGTGGGAACACGTCGTCATCCCAAGGCAGGCCCAGACATTTTCATGGCGTCCTCTCCCAGAAGAGAAAAGGGGTTTCCTCCTACGTGCCAAGAAGAAAGACAAAGCAGTGGTGTTGGGCTCTTATCTGGATTTTGTCATGGAAAAAGCAAATGAAATTCGGAGGAAAAACCAAGATCGGTTGCTGTACACGAATTCACGTGGGGGTTCACTTGATTCCAGAGGCCATCCTTGGGAGTCGGTACCCTTTAAACATCCCAGTACTTTTGAGACACTTGCTATGGATCCTCAGAAAAAAGCTGAGATTATGGCAGATCTTTTGGATTTTGCCAATGGAGAATCTTTTTATCAGACAACTGGGAGGGCTTGGAAAAGGGGTTACCTTCTTTACGGACCACCAGGTACAGGCAAGTCTAGCATGATTGCTGCCATGGCCAATTTTCTTGGTTATGATATTTATGATCTTGAATTAACCGAGGTCCACACTAATTCCGAGCTCAGGAAGTTGTTGATGAAGACAAGTTCTAAATCTATCATTGTCATTGAGGATATTGATTGCTCTATCAATTTGACTAAcaggaaaaataataataataataataatagtagtaccCATTCATTCTCACCTCCAGGAGCAGGAAGTTGTAGTACTGAAGATGGTGGGAATACTATAACTCTTTCTGGTTTGTTAAATTTTACTGATGGTTTGTGGTCTTGTTGTGGAACTGAGAGGATATTTGTGTTCACATCCAATCACATTGAGAAGCTTGATCCTGCACTGTTGAGGAGTGGGAGAATGGACATGCACATTCACATGAGTTACTGCTCTTTTGCGGCACTCAAGATTCTCTTGAAGAATTACTTGGGATACGACGATGATGATGTGGAGAGGCAATTTCTTGAGCAATTAGAGCAAGTGATTGAAAAAGCTGAAATGACACCTGCTGATATAAGTGAGGTGTTAATCAAGAATAGGAGGAATAAAAACAAGGCTGTTTGGGAATTGCTGGAAGCTTTGAGGACAAGGGCTGAGAGGAATGATGCTGTAAAATCAAGTTCGGACGATGAAGAGCAAGAGAAAAGGGCATTAGAGAGTCCTAAACAAGGTCAATTGCAATTACATGATGACAAGGTACATTAG